The Candidatus Nanosynbacter featherlites region GGCTGGTGACATTAAGTATGAAATCAAAGACATAAAAGAGGGCGACAGCGATATTTCTATATCCATCGTCGATGGCAAACGCCACGGTGATAAAACTATCAGGCTTCACCGCCAAACGAAAGCCGATTATGACAGACAAGAGCTAGAAAAAGCCCTCAAACGTGCTGAGGAATCGGTTGAAAAGGCCGAGCAGCAATCGAACGACGAGAATATCTCCCGCGCCAAGTCGGACGTAAATAAATTACCAGAGGATAAACGCGGTCAGCTCTCTGAACGTATTGCCAAGCTGGAAAAAGCCAAGCAAGAAGAAAAAGAGCGCGCCGAGAAAGCCAAGAGAGACGCTGAAGAAAAGAAAAAGCAAGAAGAGGCAGCGGCTGCCGCAGCTAAAGCTCGGCAGCAAGCGCGACCGCAGCCTGCACCTCGCCAAGTTGCCCCTGCTCCGCAACCAGCTCCAACAGCTTCTCCACGTCCACGCCCAGCAGCACCTACACCCGCTCCCCCGGCAGAATTATATTTTAGCAGTTGTAAAGAGGCGCGTGCTGCCGGCTATAGTCATATGCACCGGGGCGAACCGGGGTATTCGCCTCATCTTGATAGAGACGGTGACGGCATAGCTTGCGATAAACATAGATAAAAGTATCTGTTTAGGTAGCACTCTTCTTCCGTCTTCGCCGCCGCTTTTTTGGTGCGGTAGCTGAGTCGGATGTAGTGTTAGTGTTTGTGTTATTGCCGCGGATTTGGAGAACGACTTCATTATTGTTTGGAGCTGGTTGTGGTTGGGCTGGACGAGTGTTAGCAGTAGCAACAGGCTGCTGAGCTGGCTGTCTGGTGATTGGCTGAGCGGCAGGTCGAGGTGGCTGCTTCTGTGGCTGGGGTTGCGGCATGATGGCGGCATTGATTTCTTTTTCGACATCCTCCCTGCTCCGTGAGTACATGCGTCGTGAATGTTCAATGATGTGCAAGGTGTTATCAGCTTGGCTTGGCGGGAGCTCCAGGGTACGTGCGGAAAAGGCTGGGGTCTTCTCTCCCCCAATGACCATATTGATGACGAAGTTACGATTGTGCATCTGTAAGAGGTCGACTGCTTCGAAATTCGGCTCAAATTGTTTGGCGAGGATCGGTGCGTCGTCGGCAGACACGCGGAATGAAATCATGGTGCCGACGTTACCAAACACCGCGTCGCGCACGGTTTCATTCATCTGTGAGATGTACTGATTGGCGACGGTCAGGTTGAGGCCGTACTTGCGGGCTTCGGACAGGATGGTGGCAAATGAGTCGGTGGCAAAGTTCTGGAACTCGTCGACGTAAAGATAGAATGGGCGGCGGTCACGGATGTCGGGGATATCTGAGCGGCTCATGGCAGCCAGCTGAATTTTGGTGACTAGGAACGAGCCGAGGATGGCGGCGTTGTCTTCGCCGATCAGACCCTTGGATAGATTAACGATGAGGATTTTGCCTTCGTCCATGATTTGGCGGATGTTGAAGGTGGACTTGGGCTGGCCGATGATGTTACGGATGATTGGGTTGGCGGTAAAGGCACCGACCTTGTTAAGGACTGGTGCGACAGCCTCGGCGACGAATTTGTCGTTCCAGCTGGCGAATTCGACGTTCCAGAATTGCAAGACCACAGTGTCGCGGCAATAGCCCAGCGTTTCTTTGCGGAAGTTTTTATCAGTTAGCATACGGGTGATGTCCAGCATGGTTGTCTCTGGCCGGTCGAGCAGTGCCAGGATGGTGTAGCGCAAAATGTACTCCAGCCGCGGCCCCCATGAATCGCCAAACATGCGTTTCAGGACGCCGATGACCTCTGATGAGATGTTGGTTTTTTGGTTCGGGTTGGTGACTTCCAGCGGATTGAACCCGAGCGGATAGGCGGTGTCGGCCGGGTTGAAATAGACGACGTCGTTCAGCCGTGAGCCGGGGATGAATTTCATGTTGTTGATGGCGAAGTCGCCGTGCGGGTCGATGATGGCGTAGCCTTGATTGTGAAAGATGTCGCTGAGCGCGAATAATTCGAGCAACCCTGACTTACCTGCTCCTGTCTGGCCGATGATGTAGACGTGGCGCGAGCGGTCATAGCGCAGCATGCCGAACTGGTGGTTGATGCCGCGGAAATTGGTGACGCCAAAGGCGGAAATCTGGTCGTCGTTGGCGTCGCTACCGGTCAGGACGGGTAGCTTGGATGGCGGTTCGGCGGTTTTGGCGCTGGCCCAGACGATGTTCGGCGTCTCAACATTGGTGTGCGGCAAGTGGAAGACGGAGGCCAGCTCTTCAATGTTGAGGATGAAGCCTTCGCCAAAAAATGCACGGCGACGATACTTTTCCAAGAATTCTTTACCGTAAGCTGCTTTAATGGGTTTAAAGCCATTCAGGTTTGTTGAGTTGAATTGTTTGAAAGTTCCCACCAATGCTTGCATGCGCAACTTGGCGTTGGTTTGGTTTTCTCCAAGATATGCCAGGCGTATTTTTACCTCATAGCCCAACTTGGTGGCTTTCTTCTCAGCCTCGGCAATGCGGGTTTTATTGCGTTCAGAAATTTCTGGACCTTTGCCGCCAGCCAATCCTTCCTCTGGTGGTCTCCATAAGGCTGCGAACAAGCCGCCGAGCCAGCGCATGCTACCGCCAACGCTTGGTAAGATGCTGGCAGAACCTTCGCGTAAGCGGGAGATCCAATGGTCGGCTTCCACTTGCCATGAGTCTTCAATTGGTTTGGCTAACACCTGAATCCATAGCTCCTCACCGGTTGATTCTAGTTTTGCTAACGTCCCTGTGATGCCAGCCAGCGGGTCAACTTCAAAGGTTTGGAAGGTTTTGATTGGTAAAAATTCAGACGCCGTTAAAGTCATTTCTGTGGTGTAGGTTACCGAATGATCACGTTCGTGCTCGGTATAATCTTCACTGGCCTGGTGGATTTGCACGGTTGGATATTGGGCGTAGATCTGCCCCTCGACGAAGCTTTGCAGGGACCGCGGTGTCCAGACATAGAACCGAATTTGCCCATTGACCGAAGCCACTTCAAAGCTCAAATGTTCTTGCGCTCCCCTGCTCAGTTTGAGCTCGCGTTTATCGCGCAAGATGCCGTGCAGGCTGGCGAATAATTGCTCGGCGGCAAGTTCTTTCTTGTCGTTGGTTTTTGGAATTTCCAAAATAAGCAAAACGTTGTCGCTTGAGATGAATTCATTAAGCTGTTGATAATTGCGCCACGTCAAAAAAGACAACAAAATGACCAGCGGTAACCAAACATACCACTGCATCAATAACGCTATAGTCCAGGAAAATATTTCCATGCTATTAAATTATCCCATATTTGATGTAACAATACAATCAGGCTTGTTGCTGTTCAAACACGTAGGTAGCCTTGGCGACACGCTTGAACTGTGACTTTGACTGCAAGTTTAGTAAAATAGTCGTTTCTTTGACTTGACGTTTGTCCAAAACTCGTTTGATGATTTCGTCGCGGTGCAGTGGCTCGTCAGCTTCTTTGAGAATGTCAGTGATGATGTCGGCAACAGTACCGCGGCTGTAGCCCCATGAGTCCAGGGCATAGATACCGCGACCAATCAGCACGAAGCGGCTGTCTTTGATGAGTTCGTTGTGAATAGCCTGCGTGGTGACGTTTTTGCGCTTGAAATCACTGTCTTTGATGGCCTTAGCGATCTCTGAGAAATGCATTGGTTTGCCATTGTCGTCCAGGATGACAAAGATTTTGTCGCGAATATTCTTTGGGTTGACGGTTGGCCATTTGATGAGCCCCCAGTTCCCTTTCAGCTCAGCCAGCTTCTTGCTGATGGAGGCCAGCGCTGCGATGTTCTGCGGATGCTCATAGTCCATGGATTCGTGAATTGCTTCAGCGGTGATTGGCTGACCATGTTTTTTGATGAATTTAACAATTTCTTCAACTTGTTTTTTCACTGACTTTTCGTCACCGACGGATGAGATGACCGCAGACTGATAGAAATCGTCATTTTCATTGATAACGGTCAAGCCTGGCGCTAATTCTGCCAAGAAAGCGACAGCTGAGCGCTCCAGGAGTGTCGCATCACGACCCAAAATGTGCGATGTCAAGTTTTGCATGCGAGCACCACGGCCCATTTCTGACAGATGTGACACAACAAGCTTTTCGGCGGAATTAACAGATGGTAATTTGTCTTCTGCTACTGACGCACGTAGTTTAGTGAGGATGGCTTTCTCAAGTTGACGAACGCGCTCACGAGTAATGCCTAACATCTCACCGATCTGTTCCAATGTCTCTTTCCTGTCTTCCAGCCCAAAGCGACGTGAAATGATTTCACGCTCACGCTCCTGAGAAATGCTACCAAGAATATCCGCAACCGCTGTATTCAAACTCTCTGCCGCGTCAGCTATTTCTGGTTTGCTCATGGTATATTCCAAGTATCCTCTCTGCCACACCCTGCATATATTTTTATCATTTCTATGTGCTTGATTATACAACAATATGTAACTCAAGTCAAATATTTGTGCTGCTTTTACAAATTATAGCACGTTCTTTACGATTTTTGCAATGGGTTGTTTGATGTATATACAATAAGCGTTTTATATGGTATAGCACTAGTGATTGTGGCTATGCTTTGTAAAATATGAGGTATATTATATAGTTATCATTATGAATGAATTAGGAAAAACCTCAATTGAACGAACAGCTTCCCCAGAAGACCTGGAGGCCGTGAAGGACTTTATTATTGAATGTTTGGCGGATGGGCAGTCAATGACAGTGCGACAACTATCTCAGCAGTGGTGTGAAGCTCACGGATCTAAGTCTCTCATTAAAGCTGGTCTGTTTAATGAAAAAATTCGACAAGCACTAAGTGAAATTGAAGCCAAGGAGGACAGGTCTTTTGGATGTTTGAAAAAAACGGTTGTTCAAGACACTAATACGACCGTCACGTACTACCACCTTAGTGGTGCGGCTGAAGGATATCAACCGGCCGTGATGGAGCCTGTTGATCTAGCGGATAAGCTTAGGTCTAGGCTTCAGGAGGCTATCAATACAGTTACTAATGACTATAGTCCAATAGATCCAGGTTGGGCTGCGAATGCGCGTTGTGCTGGTATGGAGATTGATAAGGTTCATGATGGGATGTGTAAAGAATGCCCAGTACAGTCTGACTGTTTGAGGACGGCAATACGGGAAGGTTACAACCTCAGACATAGAGATACCAGAACTTCAGGCGTGAGGGGTGGTTATTCTCCTGCTGGGCAACAGGAGAAGGTAGAAGAAGTGCGCAAACTAATGCATGGGTCCAGCCAAAAAGCATAATTACCTCTACCTCCAACCATCATTACAATTGGCTAGCGATGCGGCTGAGGGTTTTATCTTTGCCAAACAATGCCAGCGTGTCGTTTAATTGTGGGCTGAAAGGCGCCCATGTCGTGACGATGCGAATGAGGCTGAACAGTACGCCAGGCTTTTGACCAGTGATTTCTAGTAGCTGGTTTAGTGTTTCTTGGATGGTTTCAGGGTTCCAGTCGGCCAACTCTGCCAGCTTGTCATGTACGGTCTTGAGGAGCTCGCGAATTTCACCCTCAGATAATTTTTTCAGCTGCTTATTACTGGTGATCAGTTCCCAGTTGACGTCTGGCTCTTCAAAGAAAAAGCGACTCATCATGGGTAGCTCAGCCAGTGTTTTGAGCCGATCTTGTACCAGAGCCAAGACTTGGTGTTTGTATGACGCATCAAACTGGGCAGCTGATTGTGGCCAATAGCTCTCTACTCGTTGATAGAGGTCGTCCAGGCTGATTTGGCGGATCCATTGTCCATTCATCCACAGCAAACGCTTCTCATCAAAACGTGCGCCCGAACGCTGCACTCGGTCGAGGCTGAATTTATCGATCAGCTCTTGCCTGCTGAAGATTTCCTGTTCGGTGCCATCATTCCAACCCATTGACGCCAAGAAATTCAGCATGGCCTCTGGTAGGATTCCATCAGTTCGGTAATCAGTCACGCTTTTGGCGCCGTCTCGTTTACCAAGCTTTTTCCTGCCGTCTGGAGCCATGATGTGCGGTAAGCAAACCAAGGTTGGTGGTGTGATTTCCAGGGCTTCGTATAGGCTCAAATATTTAGGGGTACTGGAGATATATTCCAACCCGCGGATGACGTGAGTGATGCCCATCTCAAAGTCGTCAATGATGTGCGCAAAATTGTAGGTTGGATAGCCGTCAGCTTTGATGAGGATGAAATCATCCAGGGCTTCAGGACCAGCTGATAGTTCGCCCATGACGGGGTCATTCCAAGTGTATCGTTTTGGTGATGTTACTTTAAATCTGAGCGGCTGAGTGCCATCCCACTCTGGGGGATTTTCTGGCCGATAATCACGATACAGGAAAGCTTTTTTCAACGCTCGCGCTTCTTCTCGAAATCCCTGCACTTCCTCGGGTGTGTATGGATCGGCATAGGCCAGCCCCTTCTCTACCAGTTTTTTCGCCCAAGTGTGGTAAATCTCCAGCCGTTCTGACTGATGGTATGGTCCGTGCGATCCACCTTTGCGCGGCCCTTCGTCCCAATCAATGCCCAGCCACTCCAGCGTGTCTAATATCAAATCTTCGGCGCCAGGCACAAATCGCGACCGATCAGTGTCCTCGATGCGTAAGATGAATGAACCTCCCTGTTGGCGTGTCAATAACCACGGAAATAAGGCAGCTCGAACATTTCCAACATGAATGTAGCCGGTTGGTGATGGCGCAAAACGAGTACGAATAGTCATGATGACATTATACTACATGCTGGTAGCTATTTTGCGAATCTGTTCGCTGGAGAGTGGAGCATGGCTGTTGATCTGGTACAAGATGCCGCCATTCACCCAAGCGACATTTTCTCCTGCTGCAAAAATAGTCAGGCCATCGACGATGGTTGTAGCTGGCGCACCTGATTTTCCTGCAATGTACTCTTTGACAGCGGCTGAGTCCCAGTTGCTCTTGCTTTGAGAAATTGTGTAGTTGGCGGTGCCGTCAGCGTATGCAAACTTCATGCTGACTTCTCCCTGCTTGAAGGAAATTGGGCCGTTGAGCGCATAGCCATTTGGTTTGTAACCAGGATAGGTGGCGTTGATACCAGACTGCAAGGCGGCGACACGAATGGAAATGTTTGGCATGCTGAGATAGGTGAAATATCCGCCGAGCAGCATGATGGCCAGTCCCGCAGACGCCAGGCTGGTCCAGCGCTTTAGTTTGCTTTGCTTGCGCTTGGCGCGGTGATGTTTGTCTGGTTTTGGCTCTTGAGCTTTGGCCAAAGCTTCAGTGATGGCCTCATTTTTGAGAATTGATGCTGGCTTTGGCTTGGTCTTTTGGATTGGTGTGACGGGCATTTTAGCGATTTGTCGCTGCTTGGCACGTTGCACAACTGGGTGCACTTCTGCTGGACGATCTATCTGGACGGACTTCTTTGGCGCTTCTGTCACTGGTTTGCGGGTCATCTCAGGAGAAAACTTTTTCACAGCAACGTGTTGCTGCACGGTCGCATTTGGGGTTCTAACTGGACGGGTAGCAAGGGATTTCTGAGGGGGTCGTTTGATGTGGCGTCGGCTGAGGGTGGCTGATTTTTGTACTGAGACACGGTGAATAGTTGCAGTAGCTGTACCGCGTGCGGTTGATGCCTTGACTACGCGTTTGGGCTGCGTTGGCGCTACGGTTGGTGATTTTTCGACTGAAATTGGTAGCGGTAGCCCTGTGACTGGGTCGTATGCCTTACCATTGACATTGATAAATTCTTGTTTCATTTCTTCCCCTTGTTACGATGTTCCCTCGCGAACTTCTATATATTATAGTACAAAGTGCCAGCGGTTTTTGCAAGGGCGAAAATGTGGTATAATTCGTTTTATGTACCACAACAATACCTCCGCAAAAGAAATCGTGCGTCGTACTTTGGTGTACACCATCATGACGCTGATGGTGATTGGTCTAATCGTCGTTCTTTTGTGGCACAACTTTGGCTATCAATTCAATTCAAAAGACCTGAAAATCGAGCAAAACAGCTTGGTGCAATATGATTCGTTTCCGCGTGGCGCGCAGGTGTCAATTGATGGCAACGCGTTTAATCTAACGCAGACTAAGGGCTTGATTGTACCTGGACAACATCAGTTCACCATGAAACTGAACGGCTATGAACCATGGCAAAAGACTTTGGACATCAAGGCGGGTACGGTGACGCATTTGGTATATGCTCGGATGATCCCTGAGAAGAAAGAAAGCACCAACCTAAAAGAATATCCAGTGCTGGAATCAGCTAAATTCGCGCCTGGTGGGCGGTTCATGGCTGGTGTGGGTGTGGTAAACGGAACGCCAAAACTGTTTTGGGGTGACGTTCGGTCGTACAACAATCCTAAATTTACGGAAACTGACATTAGCACGCAACATTTGGCGCAGTATGATTTAGCTACGACCAAGCATCAATTTGCCATCGCTGAGTGGGACTTTGCGGGCCGCTACGTGCTGCTCAAGCACATCTATACGCCAGAGGGTTCTGACAGCAAGATCCAGTGGCTGCGCTTTGACCGGGACAATCCAAAAGAGATGATTGATGTGACGAATATTGCCAGCGTGGATATTTTGGATGCACATTTCATCGGTACGAATGGTAATGAATTGTACGTCTTGCAAAATGGCGGTCATGTGCGCCAGATGAATGTGGCTGGCGCTTCCCTGTCGCGTCCAGTACTGTCCGGTGTTCAGTCATTTGTGCTGTATGGTAGCGAGACGATTGCCTACATTGGTACTGAAGCAAACGTCAAGGTGGCTGGCGTGTGGAAAAAAGGCTGGGAGCAGTCGCGAATCATGTATCGGGCTGCGTCAGCGCAGGCTGATGATACAGTCAAAATCAAGGCCTCAAAATATTTCAACAAGGATACCGTGGTTGTGACAGTCAATGACACGGCACAGATCTATCGCGGTGATCTGCGTCCACCAACCGAAGATTCAGAGGCGGTCAAGAAGTTTTTGAATTCGGTGAAAAAGGTGGCGTTTGGACGGACCATCAAAGACCTGACGCTGAACAGCGACGGGCGTATGGTGATTATCAAAGATGAAACCGGCTTCGTGAATTATGACATTGAGCGAGAAACCATTTCACCAGTTATCACGCTTGATACAGTGAGTGAACTTAAGTGGTTGGACGAGTTTTATGTCTGGCGACGTGACGCGAGTGGCAACTTGGTGATTCAGGAGTTTGACGGCACCAATGTGCACACACTAACCCCAGTGGCTACTGGTTACGATGCAGCGCTGTCCTCTGACGGTAAATATCTCTATTCGTTTGTCGGTGACGGTGACAAATTGATCCTCAGTCGTTTGAAGATGACGACAGAGTCATAAGTTTAAGACAAAGTTTTTTAGCTATCTAGCACCAAAGATGCGCTCCAAGACAGTTGGCGATGGATTGCCTGGTATTTGCCCTGTCGCGTTGTTTTCAGTGGCAGCGGAAGCAGTGTTTGGATCTGGACTGATTTGATCAGCGTAGACCAACAGACGCTTGTCGGCAGTGCCAACAGGAACGCAACTGACCAGTGTCAACATTGGTTTTTGGGTGCCAGTTTGGATTTTTGATACCTCGTTTGGCTTGACGACTTCTGAGCCAGTAATTTTATAGGTATATCTTTTGCCTTCATAGTTAAGGTATATGACGTCATCTTTGTGGAGCTTTTCATTTTGGGCGAAGATGAATTTATATCCTCCGGCGGCAAAGGCGTCATTGCTTGAGTGGCCGGCCAAGACGACATTTCCCGCCTGCCCTGGCAATGCGCTGGCTCCAGACACGGCAAAGTGTGCCACGCCGTTTTCCATGGCCTTGCGCTGCGACTGGACATCTGGTGCGGCGCCGTATACGACTGGTGCGTCAACATTGATCTTTGGGATGATGATTTTTGGTTCAGCACTGACTTTGGTGTCAATGCTTGGGTCGACGATGATATTCTGAGGTTCAATGTTGCCGGGGCTGGTATAGGCTGCGACGGTGCCCAAAATGACTCGGTTGTATTGCAAGACGACAAATGCCAACATGACCATGGTGCCAGCTAGAGCTGGGATGAAATGTCGAGAATTTCGCACTTTTTTGGCGGAGTCATTGACGGTGCTGCGGATCTTGGAGCGCAGATCGCGGATGGCCTGTTGCTGCGGTGACAAGGTATCTGCTGTTTTTGGAGTAGTAGCCTGTGGCTGCTGAACTGGAGACTGCTGGGCATTCAGGTGGTTAGCATAATACCGTTCGTAGTACATCTGATAATATTTTTGCCACGCACTGTGGTATTGCTGCCACTGGTCAGGTGTGGCTTGCGGGGTGCTGTTGGCTAGTTGAGTGGTCTGGCTGGTGGTTGCGGCGGTCGTGCCAGTAGGTGGCGCAGTGTTGAGGCGGTGGCCCTGCGGCTCGGTCTGTAAAAGTGGCTTGGCTACTGGCGTAGCGGTTTGTGGCTGAGGTTGCGGTTGTGGTTGCAGCGCTGGCTTTTGTGGGGTTGTGCTGGCTGGCGCGGGCGTGGTGTGGGGCGCAGCTTCAGATGAATTGCCAGTATAGATCGAGTTGATTTGCCCGCGGATGACATCAGCAGCAGCATTGCGCGCTGATGATTGGTCGCGTGCTGGCGGTTGGAATGGTCGTGGACTTCCGGGGTTCATACTTATGTTTAATGATACAGGAAAATCACCAAAAAAACAAAAATATGCCCTTGTCGAGAGCGACGATACCGTGATATAATAGCCAGTAGTTTTGGAGCGTTCTCTCGTGCCGCGGTGGCGGAATTGGTAGACGCGCTAGACTCAAAATCTGGTGAGCATTAGCTCGTGCCGGTTCAAGTCCGGCCCGCGGTACCAGAGGTCGCTCCAAGTAATCATCGCCCACTGACTGGGCGATATTTATATATGAGCAAAGAAAATAGCCCACCGAGAGGCTCCAGCCGAGACGTGAGGTCTCAAGGCGAGCTATTTTCGGTGGGCGCTAGCCCTCCCTGAGCTTGTCCTCCAGCTCGTGAATACGAGCGGAGTTCAACATACAAATGGCAATTGCTATTTGTGCAATTGCCATGGATGGATCCCTCCTAATCAGGAGAGCTCCAAGGGCGCTGATTATGAGCACAATAGCCAGCATCCGTAAGGACAGCGCCATAATACACCTCCTCTCAGGAGTGTATCGCTCGAAACTAAAGGGCGACTTCCGCCCTTTGACAAAGCTTCGAGCGAAAGCTACCTTGCATTATATCACTAAAAACATAAAATGTCAATGGTTAGCGTAAGCAATTACCCCGCGCAGACGGCGGTGCTGGCAGCAGCCAGTGGCGAACTGGGTGACCACACTAAATAACTGGCGATTTTTGCACCAACGACTCCACGCCATATGGCCATCGGCTCATGCCAGGCTTGGGTGACGACGGTGCCGCCGTGGGCGATGACCACGTGTTCGGCATGGAAGGTGCAGATGGTGACTGGATAGGTGATGGTGAATTTATGGAGTATGTCGACAAACTGTGCCAGTTGGATGCTGAACGTCAACATTTTTGGATAGTACACTGAACGAAATATTTTTTGCACTTGAGCAAAAGAAGCCACAAATACCACCTGTTGATTGTCCAAAATCTCCGCAAAACTGTTTTGTAGTAGATCGATGGCGTCGCGGGTGATGACGACTGGTTGCTGTGAGCGCTTGACTAGTTCTTCGTGGACGATTGCGGTTTGACTGTTTCTGCCAGCGTCGCCGATCAATAAGAGTACATCGGACCAGTCACGGAGCGATACGGCTTCCGTGAGTGCTGCTTGCGCTAGGCTGCCAGATGGATTGGTTGGCGCGAACAAAACATCAGTCATACTGGACGGTACGCTTTTTTTGAGAACATCAGGTAGTAATACGCGAACCTGACCAACGCCAGTTGTTTGAGCGGTTGCGTAGGCCTCAGCGACAGACGAAAAGCCCAGTTTGTTACCACCGATGATGGCTAAGCGCCCAGACTGGTCGAGCCGCTCGGGACGATTCCACTCGACATCAGGAAACAAAGGCTTGCCTGACTCCTGTCGCTGCCAATATGACGAATTCATGAGGTCTCACGAGCTTTCTTTAGCTGTGACATCACTTCTTCGAGTGTGAGCTTGTTGCGGTGCATAAAGCTCGCTAGGTCCTTGCCGACATAGCGGAAATGCCAGGATTCTGGTGCGACGCCAGTGATGGCTTGTTTGCCTTCTGGATAGCGTAAAATGAAGCCGTATTCGTGAGCATGGGCTGCCAGCCACTCGGCGGAAGCCTTGTCGAGGCGGCAGGCAGTAAATTTCTCCATACATGGTTCGGTGTATGATGAAAAGTCCACCGCCAGTCCCAGCTGGTGCTCGCTCTTGCCTGGTTCTGCCACGAATTCATCGGCGTACAATTGCCCGTTGGTGCGAGCTAGTTCTTTGCGAGTCTTTTCCTGGTCGGCGTAGGAGCGATAGGCGCTGGTGACCAATATGGGATGACCGGCTGCTTCTGCAGCTTTTGCAAATGGCTTGAGATTGTCTAGTGCTTGTGGGCGCAGACGCTTGTCTTCCACCCATTTACCAACCTTCACCTCCTCAAAGTTGGTCAGCTCTGGCTGGTAGTTTGGATCAAGGCCGTGTTGTTTCCAG contains the following coding sequences:
- a CDS encoding M15 family metallopeptidase, giving the protein MKLSAGRAGLAFVLSAWVTFSGLLIWGGLQASQQSQEVNQLAATSVWKPDAIVEFTHNNTVEKLTIPSWRRLDDGNIWAHVWKQHGLDPNYQPELTNFEEVKVGKWVEDKRLRPQALDNLKPFAKAAEAAGHPILVTSAYRSYADQEKTRKELARTNGQLYADEFVAEPGKSEHQLGLAVDFSSYTEPCMEKFTACRLDKASAEWLAAHAHEYGFILRYPEGKQAITGVAPESWHFRYVGKDLASFMHRNKLTLEEVMSQLKKARETS